The DNA sequence AGTCTAATAGAATACTGTATTGTTTTTCAATTCGTTTTATAAAAATCATGGCTTTTAGGGAATCTCCTCCTAACTCAAAGAAATCATCTGTGATTCCGACTTTTTCATAATTAAAAAAATCTTGTATCATCTCGCACAATTCCGCTTCCAATTTGGTTTCAGGGGCGGTATAGGCGGTCACTACGACTGGACGTTCTATAGTATTTTTAGTAGTTAATACTGGATCTTCCGTTTTCTTAGATTCAGCTATAATATGATTCAGATCACGGTGAGACAGTATTAAACTCGAAATATTTTTGGTCAAAAATGAGTTTTTGAACACCGTAATAATTTCTTCATCGGTTAATTTTCTACCGGTTAAATCATCCAAATAAACCGTGATCCAGTGGTTCAGTTCATCGCTCTTATGTTCTTTGAATAAGGTGGTATAAATTTCAGATAAAACACCCGATCTGTATTTTGAGCCTTCTATTATGGAAGAAAGTCTTAGAGGAAACCAAACAAAATCTATATTTATGTTTTTAATAGCTTCGTAAAGATTGTCAATAAACCTAGTTTTAATCTTAACTTCAGTCGCCAAATCAGCTACATCTAATGGCTCTAAATCTACTTGATCGTTCCATAGTTCAGGATTGCATATTATTCCGGAAATACTGTCATGTTCTTTAAGAATGAATTCAATAGTTTCTTTAAATTGTTTTGGACATTCTAAATTGGTCTGATATTTTATTACATTTTCAGCTATTGAGTCCTCATTAGCGGTCGTATTACCGCAAAGCAATAAAACGTTGCTATTATTTGATAAAGAGGAGAGATGATCCACAATCGGTTTCACAATACCGGCTGTAGAGTGAATTACCAAATAATTTTTCTCTCCTTCAAATTCCGTACTTTTTTTAGTACTGTTTAATTTTATATTTTCAAAAAAGGGTACCCAACGATTGTTGTTTCTATAGGCTACAGTGCTATCTTTTTCGTTAAATATTAGATCATTAACAATATTTTCAATCAGTACCGGATCATCCTGATCCTGATCTGCGTCTAGTATATAATTCGTAAACAGCCTTTCTTTTCTATCAAATAAATCCGCCATTTTTATTGCGAAGTCCATTGAAATACTGCTTACTTCATTTCCTAAAACTCTAGTATTGAACTTAGATAAGAAAGTTACTTTTATTGAAAATTGATTTACTGATTCATACAAGAACTTTATAGGATTGTAGTTTACATCCCCTTCCTTTGGAGTATCAATCAACCAGTTATATATGACATTTATAACTTTAATTTTCTTTGCTTTTAAATCAGCAAACAGCTCCTGAAAATTAGTACTGTTATTAGGGTCAATGCTATAAATACCTGAATCCGACTTTACAAACGAAGATCCTTTAGTAACCATAACGATCTCATTACCCAGCGATAGCATTTGATTTTCTATAGCTGTTATGGTTTTTCCACTATTTGAAAAGATCAGATAAACTCCTTTTTCTTCAGATTTTTTTTCTGAGCTCTCGATTAACGATTTTTTCCAATTGTTTATATAATAGGAATTGAAAATGCTTCTTTCCGCATTTTTAAAAGCGCCTCCATTATTCATCAATTGGGTAATCGGACTTACTTTAACCGGTAATGTTGTTTTGTCAAATACATAAGTAGGAGCCGGTATTTTATAATGTTTTTGATAATCATAATAGGCTTCCCAGTCAACCTCAATTCCGTGTTCCCAAATACGGCCTAGAGACTCGTTAAAAAACTGATAATCATTGACATCATTTTTTATATGCCTAATTGAATGAATAGCTGTTTGATCCGAATTATAATATTGATTTTGTTTCAGAAAAGAAGTCAAAGTATGACCAGGGCCAATTTCTATATAGAGGCCATCTCCTTTTTGTAATAAATAATTTATACCGTCAAAGAAGTTCACTGTCCCTCTTAAATGAGCCACCCAATATTTTGCTGAAGTCGCGTCCTCTTTGGTTATTTCTTCACCTGTCAGATTAGATACAAATGGAAATTTAGGGAACGAAAGCGTGACTTTTTTAATAATTTCTTCGTACTCTTCCAAAATACTATCCATCATATCGGAATGAAAAGCATGAGAAGTTTTTAATGGCACATAACTTATGTTATTTTCACCCAGTATTTCCGTAAACTCTGAAATAGCCTTTTTTGTTCCGGATGCCACAAATGAATTTGCCGTATTTATGGCAGCAATAGACACGTTTTTTGGAAGTAAAGGCTTAATCTCAGCTAGATTTACCCCAATACCAATCATATCACCTTCTTCAATTTTTGCCATTAACTCAGCTCTTTTTGTCACTACATACAGAGCGTCTTCAAATGAAAAAACCTCGCTGATGCAAGCCGCTACGTATTCTCCTAAACTATGCCCTATCATACTGTCAGGTGTAACACCTAATCTTATATAGAGTTTTGCAAAAGCGTATTCTACTAAAAATAATAATGGCTGTGTATAAAAAGTATTATTAATTAGTTCTTTGTTAGCGGTTTCACTGTCGGTATATCCTAAGATTATACTGTAGTCTATTCCGGTTAATTTGGTTATTATTTTAAATCCTTTGTCAATTATTGATTGAAAGAAAGGATTATTTAAATACACTTCTTTAGCCATCAGAAAATACTGGCTGCCTTGACCGGAAAACATGAAAACAATCTTTTTTTTCCTGTTATTGCTAAGCTCCTTCTCCGGAACTGTATCAAACTGAATCAATTGATTTATCGCTTCTTCTTTATTTTTACAAACAATATAATTTCTGTATCTGAAATCTTTACGCCCCGTGTTTAGCGTATAGGCCAGAGCAGGAATCTTAATCTCTTCATTCTTTTCTAAAAAATTTCTGAGCGTTTTTTCATAATTTTTAAGAGCTGTTTTTGTTTTAGCAGAAAAAGTAATCAGCTGGTACGAGTTTGAATCGAAATTCTCTTTTAATTCCGGAGCTTCTTCCAGAACAACATGGGCATTTGTGCCTCCAATACCGAAACTACTTACGCCGGCATTTAATAATTGATCCTGATTAGACACCCACTTTTGCAGTTTATCATTTACATAAAAAGGCCCGGATTCAAAATTGATTTCAGGGTTTGCTTCATTATAATTTATAGAAGGAGGCAGCATCTTATTTTTAAGTGACAAAGCCGTTTTTATAACCCCGACAATTCCTGCAACCGCATCAAGATGACCCAGATTTGATTTAACAGAACCAATGGCGCAAGAATGGTTTTTATTATAATTAAATGCTTTGTTTAAAGCCTCTATTTCAACAGGATCTCCTAATTTAGTTGCTGTTCCATGTGCTTCTATGTAACTAACATCTTCAGGGGTTATTCCGGCAAAACTATGGGCTAATTTGATACAATCGGCTTGACCATTAACACTTGGCGCTGTATATCCTACCTTTCTTTTACCATCATTATTTACCGCAGTTGCTCTGATAACGGCATAAATATGGTCCTTATCATTTAGAGCATCTTCCAGTCTTTTTAAAACGACAACACCCACGCCCTCTCCAAAAGTAGTACCGGAGGAATCTTTGTCGAATGTTCTACAGTGACCGTCATTTGAAAATATTAAATCATCTTCATACAAGTATCCATACTCCGTTGTCGTATTAATGCTCACCGCACCAGCCAAAGCAGTTGAACATTCTTTTAATAATAAACTTCTACAGGCAATATGCAATGCTGTTAAGGCACTTGAACATGCTGTATTTATATAAAAACTAGGCCCTTTAAAATTTAGGCTATATGAAATTAAAGTACTGATGAAATTCTTATCTGCGAGTCTCGCTGTCATAAAAGAACCTACAGCATTATTTGGATTTAATAGCGTTTCAGCTCTCCAGTTTAAGTTATCTGATGCAGATAAATACAACCCTATTTTTTCTTTATATTGATCCAGATTATAGCTTGCATCTTCTAATGCCAACCAAACATGTTCGTGCATGATTCTTATTTGGGGATCCATAAGTTCTGCTTCTTCTTTTGTGTATCCAAAAAAAGAATAATCAAAGCTTTCAGAATTGTCAATAAAGGCGCTTGATTTGATATAATTAGGGTTTTTTAACAACTCTTTGCCTATGCCCAATTTTTCTAATTCTTCATCGTCATAAAAATGAATCAGTTCCTGCCCCTTTACAAGATTATTCCAAAAAGCTTCAATGTTTTCTGATTTATGAAACTTACCGGACATTCCAATAATTGCAATATCTTTTTTTCTTACACTATTTAATTTACTTTCCATTATTAGAAGAAGGTCTTTATAAAAATTAATTTATCAACAGATAAAATCTACGATGCACGTTTACTATTATTGGTTTGCTCTGACTCGCAAAATTGCTCCTATAGAAAATCTATAATTTCATCTATTTCATCAGAAAAAGAAGCTTTCTCATTCTCCGTTTCATCTTCTGATTGATGGAATACATTCTCCATTAAGTCACTTATATTAGAATATTGAAATAATAAAACCGGTTTAATAGTGGTATTAAACTGTGTATTAATCTCATTCAAAATCTTTATAAGTTTGATAGAATTTGCTCCGAGGTCGAAGAAGTTATCGTGAATTCCTATTTCCTGATGGCTTCTTTCTAGTTCCTTCGCTAAAATCTGAACTAATTTTTGTTCTGTTTCATTTCTGGCCGCTACATAATTTTCATTTGTAACAACCTTATATTCCTTAGGATCCGGAAGATCTTTATGGCTTATTTTTCCATTTGTGGTTAGAGGAAAACCATCTAATTGAACAAAATAGGAAGGGATCGCATAATCCGGTATTCTGCTGGCAAGGTATTTTCTAAGGTCCGAAGCATTTTGTACTTTACTCGAAACGAAATAGGCAATCAATTCATTTTCAGATTCATTATTTTTATTCACAACGACAGAAACCTCTTCGATATCCTCTTTATCAATTAAATAATGCTCTATTTCTTCTAATTCTATTCGATGCCCTCTAATTTTAACCTGGTTATCTTTTCTACCTAAATAAATTAAATCTCCAGTTTCTACCCATTTAACTAAATCTCCCGTTTTATATAGTCTAATGTTACCAATTGATTCTATTTCCTGTGTCACAAACTTTGTATCGGTAAGCGCTATATTATTAAGATAGGCTCTTGCCAATCCTTCGCCATAAACATGTAATTCTCCAACTACTCCAAAAGGGACTATTTGTTGAAATTTATCTAATACCAAACAGCCTAACGTAGGTATCGGTTGCCCGATATTACTTTCGATTGAAGCAATTTCTTTTTTAGTTATTTCCTTATAAGTGACATGCACGGTTGTTTCTGTAATACCGTACATATTGATTATTTTACAATCAGGGAAATGGTTTTTCCATGTTTTTAAAGAGGATGTTATCAAAGCTTCCCCTCCGAAAATAAGATATCGGGTACTAAAAGATTTATCTGAGCCTAAAACTATTTTTTGAAGATGTTTAAAAGCTGTTGGCGTTTGATTCAATACAGTTACACCTTGCTCAGCCAAAAAGTTAGAAAAAGCATTAAAATCTTTTGTATCCTCTTTTGTCACAACTGCCAGTTTACCACCGAAAAATAAGGCTCCAAAAATTTCCCAAACTGAAAAATCAAAATAATAGGAATGAAAAAGACACCAAACGTCATTTTCGTTGAAATCGAACTGAAAGTCTTTGTTGTAAAATAATCGAACGACATTGCGGTGTTCTATTAAAGTACCTTTAGGATTACCTGTTGTTCCTGAGGTGTAAATAACATAGGCTAAGTTATTTGGATTGATTTTTCTACTAAAACCAGTCTTGGTATAGTGGTCTTTCTTGTTTTCGAATTCGGTAACTACAGCACCATCGATACATAATTTTATACCGCTGTCTTTTTTAATATAATCCAATCGCTCCGTTGGATAATCGATTCCTAAAGGCAGATAGGCAGCACCGGTTTTTAATATCGCCAGTATTGCTATTACCACCCATTGGCTTCGCTCCAGTAACAGACCTACTAAATCTTCTTGCTGAATAGTATTATTGTCAACTAAATACTGCGCAAACTGATTTGATATTTCATCTAATTCTTTATAGGTGTAAGAGAAATTCTCATACGTTAAAGCAATTCTCTGCGGATGTTTTAAAGCTTGCTCATTGAATAAATCAATTATTGTTTTTTCATTAGGGAAAGGGGTATCTGTTTTGTCAAAAAGAGTAACTAACAGATTCTTTTCAGATTTGCTCAAATAATTCAATGCCTTTATTGAAACATTTGGTGTCAGGATACTGTTTTCAGCCAATTGAATAAAATGCATCATTATTCCGGACATAGTGGCTTTACTATAAACATCGGTATTATAGTTTAGTTTAAAAAGCAACTTATCGCCAATTTCGGCAAAATTTATTTCCAAATCCATTTTAGATAACTCTTCTCCTTTATCTACAATAACATTTGCCTCAATAGTATGTCCCCCTTTAATTTTATCGCCGGTATTCTGAAGCGCCATCATCATATCAAAAATGGCACTTCTACTGATATCTCTTTTGGTATTCAAATCATTTAAAATCTGATCAAACGGGTATTCCTGATGTGAGAAAGCACTTAATACTTGCTCTTTGGTTTTCTTGTAATGGGTTAAGAAATTATCTTCCGGATTAATTTTGTTTCTCAACACCAACGTGTTAACATAAAATCCTATTTGATTTTCCAGATCTATGTGGTTTCTACCAGCCACCGGAGTACCAATAAGAAGGTCCTCATGTCCCGTATATCTGTAAACCAAAGCATTCCAAAGTGCTAACAGGCTTATAAATAAACTGCCTTCCTGGTCTTTCGTAAAAAGCTTTAGAGAATTAGTTAACTCACTTGATAAATAGACCTCTAAAGTATTTCCTTTTTGAGTTTTTAATGGCGGTCTTGTTTTGCTACTTGGTAAGTCTATTATTGGCAACTCTCCCGACAACACCTCTGACCAATATTTTTTATGCCCTTCCTTTTCCGGTTTATTCAATCCTTCCAGTTGACTGGCTGCATAGTCTTTGTACTGAATTGACAGTGGCGATAATTGTACTTTTTCTTTGGTCGTAAATGCTTTATAAAATGACATTACATCGTTTGCTAATACGCCCATAGACCAACCATCACCAATAATATGATGCATATTGTAATGAAAAACGTATTGATCTACTGCAGTCTTAAGTATTGCGGCTCTTAATAAAGGCCCTTTTTCCAGATTAAATAGTTTCAATTTATCTTCTTGAATATAAGAGGATACAGCATTCATTGGCTGTTCTTCACCTGAAAAGTCTTCATATCCAATAAAAAAATCTACCTCGTCCTTATTCAAAACCCATTGCGATATTTGCTCTTTACTGTTCTTTTTAAAAACGGTTCTTAAAATTTCATGGCGTTCTATAACTGCAAATACGGCCTCTTGAAAAAGCTTTATGTCATAGTCTCCTTTTAATTCTACCTGCTGCGTTATATTATAAGAGGACAAGCCTTCTTCGAATTGATCTAATACCCAAAGACGCTGTTGTGATGAAGATAACGGATACCCATCAATTGATACCGATACCGGAGCAATTGCCAATGCTACATCACTCGTTGTTTTTTGCTCTTTTAAGTATTGAACTAAAGCTTCTTTATCTTTTTTGATTCTGGAAATAAGCTCTTGCGGTATTTCCTGATGGTTAAATTTTAGTTTTAAATCCTCCCCGTCTAATGAAATATAAATTTCATTTTCTCTTAATTCTTTTAATAAATTTTTCATTGCTTAGCCTCAAATTATCAATTGATTAACCTGTATTTTATCTTCTTGTAACCATTTCTTTTCTTCTATTAACAAGGAAAGGTCGTATACCGTTTTATTTGAAAAGATCTCCGCAATTGTAATTGCGATACCTGTTTCTTTCTTCAAAATATTAATCAGCACCATCGCCTTCAATGAATCCCCTCCTAATGAAAAAAAGTCATCTTGTGTTCCAACTCCTTTTAAACCAAATAAATCCTCAAAGATTTTAACCATTTGAGATTCCTTTTCCGTTTTGGGTTCGGCATAACTGGTTTTAAGTGTTTTCCTGTTTATTTCAGCATTCAGTATCGACTTAACTTCCTTTTTAATGGCACTTACTGGATTGTGAATATCTCTTTTGGAGACTATAATTTGTTTTATATCCTCATAAATAAATGAGTTATGAAAAGTTGTCACTACTTCTTTTTGATTGATCCAGGGTTCTTCTTCTTGTACTCTATCCAGATTTATAATAGACCAATTGGCTTTTGCTTTTTGCAGTACTATACTATCCATTAATGCAGAGGCAGAAGCATATGCGCCATAAGAAATTCCACCTAAAAAAGAAGACAAGCTTGATATCACTTTTACAAAATCTACTTTTCTGTCTCTGGTAATTCTTTCAATATTTAAAAATCCGTTTACTCTTGGTGAAAAATGCTTTTCTATAATATTATCTGTAATCGTATTTACTAATGCAATTTCTGTGATATCAATATTCCTTGCCATATGAACAATCCCATCAATAGTTCCATGTTCACTTTCGATACTTTCAAATGCCAGTAAAAAACTTTCATAATCCGCTATATCAACATGCAGGGAAGTGATGGTCCCTGAATACTCTTTTAGTTTTTCATATAATTGTTTCTGCTTTTTATTCCATTGCTGGGGAAATGCATTAGACAAGATTATTACATTAGCTTGGTACTCTTTTAAGAGGTGAGAGGCCAAAGCATATTCAATATCGTCTAACATTCCGATGATCAAATAATTCCCCTTTTCTTTTATGATTGGGGCTCTGTATTTATCCTTTTGCCCTATCTCTAAAGATTCGTAATTCGGTATCCATCTGCGCCCATTTCTAAAGGCTACCTTATAATATTTGGTTTCCATTTCCAACTCGCCGGATACTTCGAAGACTGATTTTTCGAGTTCATCATTTACATCAATATCAATAGAAGTGGCATATATATTGACAAACTCCTGAGTTAAAACGTTTAACATAGTCTCCGTGTGCTGATTGATGTTAGTGCTGTTTTCTGCTCCGGTAACTGTATTATTTTTATCATTAATTACAGCTATTTTCTTAGGTTCCGTTATTTCGTCTAACTTAAAAGCTTTAATTATTGTTTGAATAGTATTAAACGTAAGGTTATAGTCCTGATACTTTCTATGTACTTCAGTAGCATTCTTATGAGACAGCTCCCAAGCATAAATAATAAAATCGAACTTGAAATTTACTGTTCTTAAATGCGAGTTAAGCTCCTCATAATCTCCTAACACCTCAGGATTTACAATTATCTTATTAGGATTTTCCGCTTCAAATCGTTCTCCTTTGACAATTTCAATTATATGTTTTCCATCTGTCTTTAATTTTTTGATCAATTCATTGTTAAATAATGATCCATCATTAAAAAAAAGATATTTCTCGGCTTTAGAAAATAGAGTTCCTTTGTTTTTACTTCTTGGAATATATTTCCATGAAAGTATATACACGGATTCTGAAATTTCTTTTTTTCCGGGTTCCAAAGCATCTCTCTTTAGAAAATTTTCGTCTATCGTTACTTTAGACGGAACATCATAACGATCAAAATCATAGGTAGGAATTGAGAGTCTGTTCGGTTTTCCTCCCTCATAATAAACCTCCCAATTAATGTCTATTCCATTGCTCCATAACTGTCCTAAAAAATCTGCAAAATACTTGTCGTCATCTACTGTTTCTTTATGATGTTTTACGGTAGTTATTACATCGTTTTCCAAATTTATATTCTGGCTCTTTTTATAAAATGTTGCCAATGTTCTGCCAGGCCCTACTTCTATAAATAAAGAATTATTGAGAGCTATAAGCTCTTTTATTCCTTTTTCAAATTCTACTTTTTCTAATATGTGATTAGACCAATATTTTATTGAAGTGCTTTCTTCATCAGTTATAAATTTTCCGGTTATGTTAGAAATAAATGGTATTTCAGACTTTTGGAGTGTTATGCTTTCTAATTCTTTTTCAAAATCTTCCTGTATTTCATTCATCATTGTTGAATGAAAAGCATGTGATGTTTTTAATAGTACAAATGGAATTTCTTCCTCCTCTAATTGTTTTTTAACTAAAGCGATACTTGTTTCTGTACCGGAAACAACAAAAGAATCATGAGCATTTATTGCGGCAACAGAAACACCCTCAATTATTTCTTTTTTGATCTGGTTAATTGATATTCCAATGCTTAACATCTCTCCTTTTGGGACTTTTGACATTAATTCGGCTCTTTTAGCGACAATTTTCAAAGCGTCTTTAAAAGTAAAAACCCCACCAATTGTAGCTGCGACATATTCTCCCAGACTATGACCAATCATATAATTGGGTTTAACACCAATAGAAATCAGCAATTGAGCAAGTGTATATTCAAACAAAAAGAGAATCGGTTGGGTAAACAACGTTTCGTTTATTCTCGTATCTGCTACTGCGTCAGCATTAAATAAGATATTTTTATAATCAAAATCGTTAAATTCCTTTAAATACAGTAACCCCTGGTCTAACGTTTCTTTGAATAAAGGGTAGGTTTGATAAAGCTCTTTACCCATATTCACATATTGGCTTCCTTGACCGGAAAACATAAAGATTATATTATTTTTAGGAGAAAGAGCGGTTGCGAACGTATTCTTATCCTTGAGAGCTTGTATCAAATCATCGCCTTCTTTTACAATCAGGTATTTTCTAAAATCAAATTGTTTTCTTCCTATTTGTAAGGTATAGGATAAGTCTTCTATACTTAACTCTTTTTTATGCTCAATAAATTTTAAAAGCTTCTCTTCATAACGCTCCAGAGCATTTTCTGTCTGAGCAGAATATCGAACTAATTTATATTTAGATTTTACTTTTGTATTCTCATTTAGGGGTGCTTCCTGAAGAATTACATGAATATTTGTTCCGCCAATTCCCAACGAACTAACGCCGGCCGTACGAGCCTTTCCATCCACATTTTCCCATTTTTTAGAAGAATGATTGACATAGAATGGACCTTCATTAAAATTGATCGTTGGATTAGGGCTTTCATAATGTAAACTTGCCGGAATAGTTTTATGGTTTAGTGACAAAGCTGTTTTTATTAATCCTGCAATTCCTGCTGCCTCGTCGGCGTGCCCCATATTTGATTTTACCGTACCAATAGCACACTTATGGCTGGTGCTATTATTAAATGCAATATTTAGGGATTCTATTTCGATAGGATCTCCGATTTTAGTACCTGTACCATGAGCTTCTATATAAGAAATATCTTCCGGCTCAACTCCTGCTATTTTATGAGCCAACTTTATACATTCTATTTGTCCCGTAACACTGGGCATTGTATATCCGGCTTTGGCATTTCCATCGTTATTCATGGCAGAACCTTTTATAACGGCATAAATATTATCATTGTCCTTAATTGCTTCTTCCAGTCTTTTTAAAACAACTACACCGGCACCATCAGAACCAATTGTCCCCGATGATTGACTATCAAAACTTCGATTATGCCCGTCGATTGACATGATCGATCCTTCCTGATATTTATAGCCGTAATCATTTTCTGAAAGTAATCTTATACCCCCCACTACAGCAGTTCCGCATTCACTTAAAAGCAAACTGCGGCAGGCCAGATGCACCGTACTTAAGGATGTTGAGCAAGCGGTATCAATAAAATAACAAGGTCCTTTAAAATTTAATTTATGTGCTATCAGAGAGGCCATAAAATTGGGGTTAGACATCTTACTCTTCGTCAATTCATCAACATTAACATCATTTGTCAAAGACGTATATAAACTCCAATTTAAATCCTTGTTAGCACCTAAAAAGACTCCGATTTTTTTAGTATATCGCTCTATATCACATGCAGCATCTTCTATAGCTTCCCAAACCAAATGATGCATCATCCTTGTTTGAGGATTCATTATTCTTGCTTCGTCCAGTGTATATTTAAAAAAGGGGTAGTCAAAGAAATTTGTATTGGCTACAAATGAGGCCGCTTTTATGTAATTTTTACGGTTCAACACTTTTTTTTCAATACCTTTTTCTTTCAGCTCATCGTCTGTAAAAAAATGGATCAATTCTTTTTCCTCCACCAGATTTTTCCAAAACTCCTCTATATTATCTGATTTTGGAAACCTTCCCGACAATCCAATTATAGCTATATCTTTTTTCATTTCGTACGTAACATTAGATTCTTCAATTAATTCACCACTTCTTTTATTAATCTTACAAATCGTTCATAAAATCCATTAATTCCTCCACATCTTCCATTTCATTTTCTTCTATTTTTACTGTATTGGATAACTTATCCTGATTCAGGTTTTCTCCCAAAGTTCGTATCGTCGGATATTGAAAAAAGGATATGATTTTTAAATCTGTATGCAAAGCGGTGTTCAATATCGCTAGTAACTGAAAGGCTTTCATGGAATTACCTCCAATTTCAAAAAAGTTATCATCGATACTAATTTGCTCCAGTTTTAAATAGTCACCCCATAATGTTGCCAGCTTTTCTTCCATTTCATTCCTTGG is a window from the Flavobacterium cupriresistens genome containing:
- a CDS encoding non-ribosomal peptide synthetase, with product MKNLLKELRENEIYISLDGEDLKLKFNHQEIPQELISRIKKDKEALVQYLKEQKTTSDVALAIAPVSVSIDGYPLSSSQQRLWVLDQFEEGLSSYNITQQVELKGDYDIKLFQEAVFAVIERHEILRTVFKKNSKEQISQWVLNKDEVDFFIGYEDFSGEEQPMNAVSSYIQEDKLKLFNLEKGPLLRAAILKTAVDQYVFHYNMHHIIGDGWSMGVLANDVMSFYKAFTTKEKVQLSPLSIQYKDYAASQLEGLNKPEKEGHKKYWSEVLSGELPIIDLPSSKTRPPLKTQKGNTLEVYLSSELTNSLKLFTKDQEGSLFISLLALWNALVYRYTGHEDLLIGTPVAGRNHIDLENQIGFYVNTLVLRNKINPEDNFLTHYKKTKEQVLSAFSHQEYPFDQILNDLNTKRDISRSAIFDMMMALQNTGDKIKGGHTIEANVIVDKGEELSKMDLEINFAEIGDKLLFKLNYNTDVYSKATMSGIMMHFIQLAENSILTPNVSIKALNYLSKSEKNLLVTLFDKTDTPFPNEKTIIDLFNEQALKHPQRIALTYENFSYTYKELDEISNQFAQYLVDNNTIQQEDLVGLLLERSQWVVIAILAILKTGAAYLPLGIDYPTERLDYIKKDSGIKLCIDGAVVTEFENKKDHYTKTGFSRKINPNNLAYVIYTSGTTGNPKGTLIEHRNVVRLFYNKDFQFDFNENDVWCLFHSYYFDFSVWEIFGALFFGGKLAVVTKEDTKDFNAFSNFLAEQGVTVLNQTPTAFKHLQKIVLGSDKSFSTRYLIFGGEALITSSLKTWKNHFPDCKIINMYGITETTVHVTYKEITKKEIASIESNIGQPIPTLGCLVLDKFQQIVPFGVVGELHVYGEGLARAYLNNIALTDTKFVTQEIESIGNIRLYKTGDLVKWVETGDLIYLGRKDNQVKIRGHRIELEEIEHYLIDKEDIEEVSVVVNKNNESENELIAYFVSSKVQNASDLRKYLASRIPDYAIPSYFVQLDGFPLTTNGKISHKDLPDPKEYKVVTNENYVAARNETEQKLVQILAKELERSHQEIGIHDNFFDLGANSIKLIKILNEINTQFNTTIKPVLLFQYSNISDLMENVFHQSEDETENEKASFSDEIDEIIDFL
- a CDS encoding type I polyketide synthase, whose protein sequence is MESKLNSVRKKDIAIIGMSGKFHKSENIEAFWNNLVKGQELIHFYDDEELEKLGIGKELLKNPNYIKSSAFIDNSESFDYSFFGYTKEEAELMDPQIRIMHEHVWLALEDASYNLDQYKEKIGLYLSASDNLNWRAETLLNPNNAVGSFMTARLADKNFISTLISYSLNFKGPSFYINTACSSALTALHIACRSLLLKECSTALAGAVSINTTTEYGYLYEDDLIFSNDGHCRTFDKDSSGTTFGEGVGVVVLKRLEDALNDKDHIYAVIRATAVNNDGKRKVGYTAPSVNGQADCIKLAHSFAGITPEDVSYIEAHGTATKLGDPVEIEALNKAFNYNKNHSCAIGSVKSNLGHLDAVAGIVGVIKTALSLKNKMLPPSINYNEANPEINFESGPFYVNDKLQKWVSNQDQLLNAGVSSFGIGGTNAHVVLEEAPELKENFDSNSYQLITFSAKTKTALKNYEKTLRNFLEKNEEIKIPALAYTLNTGRKDFRYRNYIVCKNKEEAINQLIQFDTVPEKELSNNRKKKIVFMFSGQGSQYFLMAKEVYLNNPFFQSIIDKGFKIITKLTGIDYSIILGYTDSETANKELINNTFYTQPLLFLVEYAFAKLYIRLGVTPDSMIGHSLGEYVAACISEVFSFEDALYVVTKRAELMAKIEEGDMIGIGVNLAEIKPLLPKNVSIAAINTANSFVASGTKKAISEFTEILGENNISYVPLKTSHAFHSDMMDSILEEYEEIIKKVTLSFPKFPFVSNLTGEEITKEDATSAKYWVAHLRGTVNFFDGINYLLQKGDGLYIEIGPGHTLTSFLKQNQYYNSDQTAIHSIRHIKNDVNDYQFFNESLGRIWEHGIEVDWEAYYDYQKHYKIPAPTYVFDKTTLPVKVSPITQLMNNGGAFKNAERSIFNSYYINNWKKSLIESSEKKSEEKGVYLIFSNSGKTITAIENQMLSLGNEIVMVTKGSSFVKSDSGIYSIDPNNSTNFQELFADLKAKKIKVINVIYNWLIDTPKEGDVNYNPIKFLYESVNQFSIKVTFLSKFNTRVLGNEVSSISMDFAIKMADLFDRKERLFTNYILDADQDQDDPVLIENIVNDLIFNEKDSTVAYRNNNRWVPFFENIKLNSTKKSTEFEGEKNYLVIHSTAGIVKPIVDHLSSLSNNSNVLLLCGNTTANEDSIAENVIKYQTNLECPKQFKETIEFILKEHDSISGIICNPELWNDQVDLEPLDVADLATEVKIKTRFIDNLYEAIKNINIDFVWFPLRLSSIIEGSKYRSGVLSEIYTTLFKEHKSDELNHWITVYLDDLTGRKLTDEEIITVFKNSFLTKNISSLILSHRDLNHIIAESKKTEDPVLTTKNTIERPVVVTAYTAPETKLEAELCEMIQDFFNYEKVGITDDFFELGGDSLKAMIFIKRIEKQYSILLDLQDFYQKATVKMIAMEIDLATKILNVQTAKTNMIKI